Proteins from a genomic interval of Zingiber officinale cultivar Zhangliang chromosome 2A, Zo_v1.1, whole genome shotgun sequence:
- the LOC122042744 gene encoding serine carboxypeptidase-like 51, translated as MKSFRFFLPLLFCFASFYVEVVSSIGTSDGAEEWGYVEVRPGAHMFWWLYRSPQRVDNGSTPWPTILWLQGGPSVSGIGSDKSTSINRPAKRSYSLND; from the exons ATGAAGTCATTTCGGTTCttcctccctcttctcttctgtttCGCTTCTTTTTATGTTGAGGTTGTGAGTAGCATTGGTACTTCGGATGGAGCAGAGGAATGGGGTTATGTCGAAGTAAGGCCAG GAGCACACATGTTCTGGTGGCTCTACAGGAGTCCTCAAAGAGTGGACAATGGCTCGACTCCATGGCCAACTATCCTGTGGCTGCAGGGTGGACCT AGTGTGTCCGGAATTGGGAGTGATAAGTCTACCTCAATAAATAGACCTGCCAAGCGATCATATTCGCTCAACGATTAA
- the LOC122042743 gene encoding serine carboxypeptidase-like 51, with the protein MKSFRFFLPLLFCFASFYVEVVSSIGTSDGAEEWGYVEVRPGAHMFWWLYRSPQRVDNGSTPWPTILWLQGGPSVSGIGIGNFQEIGPLDTNLKPRNSTWLQKADLLFVENPVGTGFSFVEEESLLAKSDWEAAADLTAFLKKLYNGNAAMQQKNSPLFVVAESYGGRFAVTTALSVLHAIRAGKLKLKLGGVALVSSWISPEDYVLSWGPLLQDMSRLDAKDAEKSNSMARVIKEEIDNGELANATNTWRVLKYFISAGSNRVSFYNFLLDAGMEPITQMLTTKTYSSYLSSQSSTSVDLPRFMNGVIRKKLKIIPEHVKWQERSDLVFDYFSNGFMQPRIKEVDRLLSLGITVAIYNGQVDLICSNKGTHAWVQKLKWKGLKKFTNTPRSPLYCNSEEAGVTKGFFKSYQNLQFYWILRAGHFVPVDQPCVALQMIANLTQSPATSYFRLEEEEEEKEEEE; encoded by the exons ATGAAGTCATTTCGGTTCttcctccctcttctcttctgtttCGCTTCTTTTTATGTTGAGGTTGTGAGTAGCATTGGTACTTCGGATGGAGCAGAGGAATGGGGTTATGTCGAAGTAAGGCCAG GAGCACACATGTTCTGGTGGCTCTACAGGAGTCCTCAAAGAGTGGACAATGGCTCGACTCCATGGCCAACTATCCTGTGGCTGCAGGGTGGACCT AGTGTGTCCGGAATTGGGATTGGCAATTTCCAAGAGATCGGGCCGCTGGACACCAACCTCAAGCCTCGCAACTCGACATGGCTGCAAAAGGCCGATCTCCTCTTCGTG GAGAATCCAGTGGGCACAGGGTTCAGCTTCGTGGAGGAGGAGAGCCTGCTGGCGAAGAGCGACTGGGAGGCGGCGGCAGACTTGACTGCGTTTCTGAAGAAACTCTACAACGGGAACGCAGCCATGCAGCAGAAGAACAGCCCCCTTTTCGTCGTGGCAGAGTCTTACGGCGGCCGGTTTGCGGTGACGACGGCCTTGTCAGTTCTCCACGCCATCAGAGCTGGAAAACTGAAGCTCAAACTCGGAG GTGTTGCACTGGTGAGTAGCTGGATATCACCTGAGGACTACGTG CTCTCATGGGGGCCTCTGCTCCAAGACATGTCGAGGCTCGACGCAAAGGATGCAGAAAAATCAAACAG TATGGCTCGAGTaatcaaagaagagattgacAATGGTGAGCTTGCCAATGCCACAAACACCTGGCGGGTGCTCAAGTATTTCATTTCTGCTGGAAGCAACCGTGTC AGTTTCTACAATTTCTTGTTGGATGCCGGGATGGAACCCATCACTCAAATGCTGACGACGAAGACATATTCATCATACCTGAGCTCCCAATCCTCTACCTCCGTCGACCTCCCAAGGTTCATGAACGGTGTGATCAGGAAGAAGTTGAAGATCATTCCAGAGCATGTAAA GTGGCAGGAGCGGTCTGATCTCGTCTTCGACTACTTTTCAAATGGCTTCATGCAGCCAAGAATCAAAGAG GTCGACAGGCTTCTTTCCCTAGGAATCACTGTGGCTATCTACAACGGACAG GTCGACCTGATTTGCTCGAATAAAGGCACACATGCATGGGTGCAAAAGCTGAA ATGGAAGGGATTGAAGAAATTCACCAACACCCCGCGTAGCCCTCTGTATTGCAACTCCGAGGAAGCAGGGGTCACCAAGGGCTTCTTCAAGTCCTATCAGAACCTGCAGTTCTACTGGATCCTGAGAGCTGGGCACTTC GTTCCAGTAGACCAGCCTTGTGTCGCGCTGCAGATGATCGCCAACCTCACGCAATCTCCTGCTACTTCCTACTTCCgcctagaggaagaagaagaagaaaaggaggaagaagaataa